In the Malania oleifera isolate guangnan ecotype guangnan chromosome 1, ASM2987363v1, whole genome shotgun sequence genome, one interval contains:
- the LOC131160478 gene encoding RING-H2 finger protein ATL70-like: protein MNSTSDSSGFLGSGSIGGFGYAIGVSVGILLLITTITLASYFCTRTYPPAVPALPPPLRAAPEDAVAVEVGLDEATILSYPKLLYSEAVKLRGISKEEDSTSAACCSICLADYKGTDVLRLLPDCSHLFHHKCVDPWLRLHPTCPVCRTSPVPTPLSTPLAEVVPLVGRGDR, encoded by the coding sequence ATGAACAGCACCAGCGACTCCAGCGGCTTTCTGGGCTCCGGCAGCATCGGGGGCTTCGGCTACGCCATCGGCGTCTCCGTTGGCATCCTCCTTCTCATCACCACCATCACCCTCGCGTCCTACTTCTGCACCCGCACGTATCCGCCCGCGGTCCCGGCGCTGCCGCCGCCGCTTCGGGCAGCCCCGGAGGACGCCGTGGCCGTGGAGGTGGGGCTGGACGAGGCCACCATCCTGAGCTACCCGAAGCTGCTGTACTCGGAGGCGGTGAAGCTGAGGGGAATTAGCAAGGAAGAGGACTCCACGTCCGCTGCCTGCTGCTCCATCTGCTTGGCGGACTACAAGGGAACCGACGTGCTGCGGCTGCTGCCGGACTGCAGCCACCTCTTCCACCACAAGTGCGTCGATCCCTGGCTCCGACTCCACCCCACGTGCCCAGTCTGCCGGACTTCGCCGGTGCCGACGCCGCTTTCGACGCCGTTGGCGGAGGTGGTTCCACTGGTGGGGAGAGGAGACAGGTAG